A genomic region of Platichthys flesus chromosome 4, fPlaFle2.1, whole genome shotgun sequence contains the following coding sequences:
- the bcl7bb gene encoding B-cell CLL/lymphoma 7 protein family member B-B isoform X1, whose protein sequence is MNHNSVKMSGRSGRAETRSRAKDDIKKVLAAIEKVRKWEKKWVTVGDTSLRIFKWVPVTETKQIYRTKSTGGEVGRGLKDVVLENTNSLLDFTDENSNQSFLSDVYQPKMDNSSSTSSSQQVSPPHTSSLRAEDSQPPMLGQESVDVLPPCQSVNEDIIFVTAEPVHPGQELADGPPTLTKEDLLSSGAVRRSNQERQEERDDSGAPPLKKICTGENTVLR, encoded by the exons ATGAATCATAACAGCGTCAAGATGTCGGGACGATCAGGCCGTGCCGAGACCCGGAGCCGCGCTAAGGACGACATCAAGAAGGTGCTGGCCGCCATCGAGAAAGTGCGCAAATG GGAGAAGAAATGGGTAACGGTCGGAGACACGTCCTTACGCATATTCAAGTGGGTTCCAGTGACGGAAACCAAGCAG ATATATCGCACCAAATCCACAGGTGGAGAGGTGGGGAGGGGACTGAAAGACGTGGtcctggaaaacacaaactccttACTGGATTTTACCG ATGAAAACAGCAACCAGAGCTTTCTGTCGGACGTGTACCAGCCCAAGAtggacaacagcagcagcacctccagCTCGCAGCAGGTCAGCCCCCCACACACGTCCAGCCTCCGAGCTGAGGACTCCCAGCCACCAATGCTGGGCCAGGAGAGTGTGGACG TACTGCCTCCATGTCAAAGCGTCAATGAGGATATAATCTTTGTGACTGCAGAGCCGGTTCACCCAGGACAGGAGTTGGCTGACGGGCCTCCTACTCTCACCAAGGAGGACCTTCTTTCATCGGGGGCTGTCAGACGGAGCAACCAAGAGAGACAG GAGGAGCGGGATGATTCAGGGGCACCTCCTTTAAAGAAGATCTGCACAGGAGAAAACACTGTTCTCAGATAG
- the bcl7bb gene encoding B-cell CLL/lymphoma 7 protein family member B-B isoform X2 → MNHNSVKMSGRSGRAETRSRAKDDIKKVLAAIEKVRKWEKKWVTVGDTSLRIFKWVPVTETKQIYRTKSTGGEVGRGLKDVVLENTNSLLDFTDENSNQSFLSDVYQPKMDNSSSTSSSQQVSPPHTSSLRAEDSQPPMLGQESVDEPVHPGQELADGPPTLTKEDLLSSGAVRRSNQERQEERDDSGAPPLKKICTGENTVLR, encoded by the exons ATGAATCATAACAGCGTCAAGATGTCGGGACGATCAGGCCGTGCCGAGACCCGGAGCCGCGCTAAGGACGACATCAAGAAGGTGCTGGCCGCCATCGAGAAAGTGCGCAAATG GGAGAAGAAATGGGTAACGGTCGGAGACACGTCCTTACGCATATTCAAGTGGGTTCCAGTGACGGAAACCAAGCAG ATATATCGCACCAAATCCACAGGTGGAGAGGTGGGGAGGGGACTGAAAGACGTGGtcctggaaaacacaaactccttACTGGATTTTACCG ATGAAAACAGCAACCAGAGCTTTCTGTCGGACGTGTACCAGCCCAAGAtggacaacagcagcagcacctccagCTCGCAGCAGGTCAGCCCCCCACACACGTCCAGCCTCCGAGCTGAGGACTCCCAGCCACCAATGCTGGGCCAGGAGAGTGTGGACG AGCCGGTTCACCCAGGACAGGAGTTGGCTGACGGGCCTCCTACTCTCACCAAGGAGGACCTTCTTTCATCGGGGGCTGTCAGACGGAGCAACCAAGAGAGACAG GAGGAGCGGGATGATTCAGGGGCACCTCCTTTAAAGAAGATCTGCACAGGAGAAAACACTGTTCTCAGATAG